Sequence from the Thermotoga sp. SG1 genome:
GGTGAAGGGAGAAGAGATCACAAAGAGGTTCAAAGAGATCCTTGGAAGGATAGAGGAGATCAACAGTATGATAGAGAACACGGCGGCAACAGCTCAGGAGCAGGGAGCTGCGGCGGAAGAGATGGCGAGTGCCATGGACAACGTCACAAAGGTTGTGGAGAAAGTTGTGGAAAGTCTCTCAAGAATGGAGTCCCTCATCGAAAACCAGACCAGCTCCTCTGCAAAAGTCAGTGAGGCAGCAGAGAAACTTTTGAAAATGTCTGAGACACTCTCTGAACTGGTATCAAAATTCAGAGTGGGGTGAATCCCCACTCTTTTTATTCCAGAAGTTTTTCTCCGATTTCTTTAGCTTTTTTGAGAAGATCTGTTCTGTTCAGAACGGAACCAGGGTCGTTCAGGCCGTTTCCACCGATGATTCCCACCGTTTCCATTCCGAGAAATTCAAAAAATCTCGAGATCTCTTTCATAACACTCTCACCGGTATTACCACCACCCTGAGAGTAAACAAGAACCAGACGTTTTCCAGACAAAGGTTTTTCTTCCGAATTTAGCCTCATCAGTGCAAACAGCCGATCTATGAATATTTTTGTCTGACCTGTCACATAGTCCATGTATATGGGTGATCCTATAACTATCCCCTGGGATTCTTTCAGCGCCAGATATAACTCCTTCATATCGTCGTTTTGTTTGCATTCGCCATGTTCCTGACAGTAAAAACAGCCCTGGCATCCATTGATTTTCATGTCGTTGAGAATGTAGATTCTTGCCTCTACGCCCTTTCTTCTTGCACCCTCCAGTACCTTTTCAACCAAAATTTTTGTGTTTCCATTTTTTCTGGGACTACCGACTATTCCTGTAACTTTCGACATAATCTCACCCCCACAACATTTTATTGTTCCGATGTTAAAATCATCACTGGATCAAATAAATAGGGAGTGACACTTTGAGAATAAGAAGGCTTCCTGAAAGCTTGGTCAGAAAAATAGCAGCAGGTGAGGTAATTCACAATCCTTCCTTCGTCGTGAAAGAGCTCGTTGAAAACAGCCTGGATGCACAGGCAACTAAGGTGGTTGTTGAGGTCGAAAACGGTGGGAAGAATCTCGTGAGAGTATCAGACAACGGAACGGGGATGACAAAGGAAGAAGTCCTCGTTGCTATAGAACCTCACACAACGAGTAAGATTGAAAAAGAAGAAGATCTCTACAGGATCAGAACGTACGGTTTCAGAGGAGAGGCTCTTGCTTCGATCGTTCAGGTGAGCAGAACCAGAATTGTGACTAAAACGAAAGAGGATGTCCTTGCAACTCAGGTTCTGATAACCGGAGGAAAAGTGGAAGAAATCTCTGAAACCCACAGAGACAGCGGTACAACAGTTGAGGTGAAAGATCTTTTCTTCAATCTACCCGTTCGAAGAAAGTCGCTGAAATCTTCCTCAATAGAACTCAGAATGTGTCGTGAGATGTTCGAAAGATTCGCCCTTGTGAAAAACAACGTGGACTTCGCCTTCATCTCGGACGGAAGAATAGTTCATTCTTTCCCAGCAACGAGCGGCCCTTTCGAAAGGGCTCTTTTGATACTCGAGGATCTGAGAAAGGGCTATATAACGTTCGAGGAAGAACTTTCGGATCTGAAGATAAAAGGAATCGTTTCAACGCGTGAAATCACACGACCGAATAGAACAGGAGAGTACTTCTATGTGAACGGACGCTTTGTCATCTCTGAGGAACTCCACGAGGTTCTCATGAAGGTCTACGACCTTCCAAAAAGAAGGTATCCGATCGCCGTTTTATTCGTAGAAACAGATCCAGAAAAACTCGATGTCAACATACACCCTTCGAAGATCGTGGTGAGGTTTCTGGAGGAAGAAAAGATCAAAAGAGCCCTGGAGGAGGTTTTAGCGAAAAACCTTGCAAGAAAGTGGTACAGATCGGTCACGTACGAAGAAATCTCCTCCCGGGCACTCAGCGTGGCAGAATCTTCCTCCTACAGGTGGTTTCTTGTGAAGAAAAAGTACGCTGTTGTGGAGACTGAAGATGCCCTTTTTTTCATCGATCTTCACGCACTTCATGAGCGGGTCATATACGAAGAGATCCTGTCAAAAAAAGTATGGA
This genomic interval carries:
- the mutL gene encoding DNA mismatch repair endonuclease MutL, whose amino-acid sequence is MRIRRLPESLVRKIAAGEVIHNPSFVVKELVENSLDAQATKVVVEVENGGKNLVRVSDNGTGMTKEEVLVAIEPHTTSKIEKEEDLYRIRTYGFRGEALASIVQVSRTRIVTKTKEDVLATQVLITGGKVEEISETHRDSGTTVEVKDLFFNLPVRRKSLKSSSIELRMCREMFERFALVKNNVDFAFISDGRIVHSFPATSGPFERALLILEDLRKGYITFEEELSDLKIKGIVSTREITRPNRTGEYFYVNGRFVISEELHEVLMKVYDLPKRRYPIAVLFVETDPEKLDVNIHPSKIVVRFLEEEKIKRALEEVLAKNLARKWYRSVTYEEISSRALSVAESSSYRWFLVKKKYAVVETEDALFFIDLHALHERVIYEEILSKKVWRSKNLKRRIITSLPDEEREKLQELGFSFQFEGESLVVQKVPEFLTEDAVEEFFKEIIHGSTEMLKEKIALAACKLATKSGEFDEKTASRLVDLYFQKKYERCPHGRPISFRISYEDLDRFFER
- a CDS encoding flavodoxin family protein; protein product: MSKVTGIVGSPRKNGNTKILVEKVLEGARRKGVEARIYILNDMKINGCQGCFYCQEHGECKQNDDMKELYLALKESQGIVIGSPIYMDYVTGQTKIFIDRLFALMRLNSEEKPLSGKRLVLVYSQGGGNTGESVMKEISRFFEFLGMETVGIIGGNGLNDPGSVLNRTDLLKKAKEIGEKLLE